ACGGCTTTCCTGCTCAACCGCAGCCAACAGCATTTGCAGCCTGTCCAGCTCAGCTTTAAAGGTAGATGTGCTTTCGTTTAACGAGTCTTTTATGCGCATGTAGGTCACTATGGTAATAACCGATACTTCTATAGCCGTGGCACAAACGCGTGCCCCTGCAAGCGCTAAAACAGTGTTAATACCGATAGTACGCAGAAAGGTGCTCTTGCCCGCCATGTTAGATCCGGTAATGATATCGATAGCAAAGGTATCGTGCAGTTCGTAATCATTATCAACCCGGTTACTGCGGATAAGCGGGTGGGCTATGTTTTGGGCTGTAAGGGTATAACCTTCGGTATCCGCAATAACAGGAACGGACCAGTCGGGGTAGTTGATAGCCGTACCGGCGATGCTGATGAGTGCTTCAAACTCGGCGATAACCTCAAAGGCTTCTTCCAGGTTCTGGTGGTTATTGCGCTTCCATTTCTCTATCAGGATAACCTGTTTTATCGCCCATAAAAAAAACACATTTAAAATAAAGCCAACTATCATAATAAGGCTGTAACTAAGCTTATTTACCAGATTAGATAGTTCTTCGATATTTTTAGAAGTTTGATTTACCCGGAGCTTTTGATTGAGCGCGGCACAGCGTGCCGATTGCCATTCATTACCTTCAATAGCTTTAAATACCACCGCGTATTTAGAAAGTACCGTGCCTATTTTCTCAGCAATTTCCCCTGCTTTAAGCAAGTAACTGCCATTTATAACCACTATAGAAAAATTGAGCAAGGCAATAACGATAGCCGCTATAAAAAAAGCGGGGTTAAAAACACCGGCTATAATAAGTCCCAGCAAAAGGTAAGGGGCAATTTTAATATACAAGCTCAACCATTTTTCGCCCGCCAGTTGCATTGGTATGCCTAAATAAATAAACAGGCGTTTCATTTGGTCGGTATCTTCTTTGGTTGCAAACAGCAGTTTTGTTTGTGTATTTACCTTCCAATCGTTTTGGGTGGCTATTTCGGCAATGGCCTGCTGTCGTAATAGTATTTCGCTTTTTTGAGCGGGTGCGGTTAACCAGGCAAACAGCTTATTATTCCCTGCGGATGTGGCCGCCCTATTGATCAACTGAAAAAGCGATGCAGGGCCAAAAATGTCAAGATCAGATGTATAAAAATGCTTCTCGCTTGCATAGTGCTGTCCGTTATTGTAAAGGCTGGTATTATTAATCAGGCTGCTTATCTCGTTCAGGTTAACCTTTTGCAGATCGAGGTAGTAATCGCGTTGCGCCTCGTATTGGCTCTGGCGTTTTACCAGCCACACAAAGCCCAATAGCAGCACCACAAAGCCAGTGGCCATAATGGTAAAGTTGTCCTGCACAATGGTAAGGTACACGGCAAATATCATCAGCCCAAAAATACCCAGCCTTAAAAGCGAGTAGGTATTAGCAAGCGTTTTATATTTATCGGCCGTCTGTTTAGCCTCTGCTGCGGCATGTTCATAGGCTTTTACTATATTTTGATCCATTTTAGGTAGCTTTACAAGCTGTCAATTTTACAACAAATAGCTAACATTTCGGCCTAAAAATGAAGATCACTTTTATAACGGTTGGCAAAACCGAAGATGCTTATTTAAAAGAAGGTATCGAAAAATATGTAAAGCGCCTGAAGCATTACACCAAACTTGAACTGGCCGAAATACCCGAACTGAAAAACACAAAAGCCCTAACCGAAGAGCAGCAAAAAACAAAGGAAGCCGAGCTGATATTAAAAAAGGTAAACCGAACCGATCACCTGATACTGCTTGACGAGAATGGCGTAGAGTTTACCTCTGTACAGTTTGCCAATTACATCAATAAACGGGCGGTATCATCATCGGCCAACCTGGTATTTGTGGTAGGCGGCCCTTATGGGTTCGATCAATCGGTTTACCAGCGGGCCAATGATAAGCTATCCTTAAGCCGCATGACGTTTTCGCACCAAATGGTAAGGCTGTTTTTTGTAGAACAATTATATCGGGCTTATACCATTATTAAAGGCGAACCTTATCACCACGAGTAAATGTGCAGATTCCAGATATGCAGATCTCAGATGAAAAGACAAACAATGTGCGTTATTAACACTTTACTTTAAGCCCTAAAAATTGCACATTTGTATACCATGCACGATCACTCGCACCATCACCACGACCACGCGCCAAAAATAGACCATTTGAACGCTGCCTTTATATGGGGAATAGTGCTTAATTCGGCATTTGTGGTGGTCGAGGTTATAATGGGTTTAATAAGCGGCTCGCTATCGCTGCTTACCGATGCAGGGCACAACCTAAGCGATGTGGCCTCGCTGGCATTGGCCTTGCTTGCCTTTAAGCTGGCTAAGGCCAAATCAAACAGTCAGTACACTTATGGGTATAAGCGCAGTACCATCATTGTGTCGTTTTTTAACGCTATGATACTGTTTGTGGCCGTGGGTTTTATCATTTACGAAGCCGTTATGCGCTTTATACACCCCGAGCCTATTGCCGGCGGTACGGTTGCCTGGGTAGCATTTATAGGCATAGCCATTAATGCCTTTACAGCCTGGCTTTTTGTAAAAGATAAAGATACCGACCTTAATGTAAAAGGCGCCTACCTGCATATGGCGGTTGATGCCATCGTATCGCTGGGAGTGGTTATATCAGGGGTTATCATCTATTTTACCGGCCTGGCCTGGATAGACAGTGCAGTAAGTATAGTAATTGCCATTGTGATACTTACCGGTACCTGGAACCTGCTTAAAGACAGCCTGCGGTTAGAGATGGATGGCGTACCCAAAGAGATAGACCTTAAAAAAATAAAAGCCGAACTGGTGAAAGCAAATGGCGTAGTTGATGTGCACCACATGCATGTTTGGGCGCTAAGCACTACCGAAACCGCCCTTACCGCGCACCTGGTGGTAAAGCCCGAGCACATGACCATGTTTGATGATATTAAACACGATCTGCGCCACCGTTTAGAACACCTATCCATCACCCATAGCACCTTTGAACCCGAGTTTGCCGACGAAAAATGCGCGCAGCCGGAGTGTTAAACAGCCTGAATTATTATAGCAATGAGCACCACTAACAGACGAAAATTTATAGCCACCACAGCAGCACTTGCAGCAAGTACAGCAGTTGCTTCGGCATTACCTTTAATAAGTATGGAAAGTAAATACCCTATTGTTCACCATGTGTTTTTTTGGCTTAAAAACCCTGGTTCGGTTGAAGACCGCGACAAAATTATAGCAGGCCTTAAAACGCTAAAAAAAATCGACACCATCAAAGAATTGCGCATTGGCGTTGTAGCCAGTACCGAAAAGCGCGATGTAGTTGACAACAGCTGGGCAGTATCCGAGCTGATGTTTTTTAGCGATCTGGCTGGTCAGGCTACTTATCAAAGCCACCCCATCCACCTGGAGTTTATTAAAAACTGCAGCCACCTGTGGGAAAAGGTTATCGTTTACGATGCGATAGACGCCGCTTAACACAAAAAAGCCCCGATAGCTATGCTACCGGGGCTTTTTTCAGCTAATTGCTTATGCTTTTTTAGCGGGTGCTTTTTTGGCTTTCGCCTTAGGAGCCTCAGCAGCAGGTGCTTCCGCAGGCTTTTCTTCTTTTACAGGTTCAGCGGTAGGCGCTGTTTCGGCAACAGATGCGGCACTTGGGTCGGCTTCTTCAAATAAAGGCATATCCTTTAATATCAAAAACCAGCTCAGTATCTTCTTAATATCCGACGAGTATACCTTTTCATCATCATGATCGGGTGCTACCTCAAAAAAGAACTCGCGCAGCTTTTTACCATCATCCTTAACAGCAGGGACGTTTTTGGCGGTTTTCATGCGCTCAAATACATCTACCAGCCTAATATCATCTGATACGCCAAAAATGGTTATCTCGTTTAAAGCCGCCAGTTTAGCGGTAGATAGGTTAGCTATCAGCTTAATTTTTTGCGCGTCGAGGCTTTCCAGTACATAACCGGTTTTGTTTTGCGCCAATGCACGCCATAAACCCGGCTTACCCGATACCGCTACAATTCCCTGTAAATTCATGTTTTATTGTGTTGTAGTGGTTATAAACGTTGTAATAGCTATAAGTTATACAACAGCCTTAACCTTTTTTACTTATCCTTCAATTACCTCAATACCTAATATCTTGTCGCCCTGGCGTATATCGTCAACGACGTCAACGTTTTCAACCACTTTACCAAATACCGTGTGGTGACGGTCTAAATGAGCGGTGTTTGCGCGGCTGTGGCATATAAAGAACTGAGAGCTACCGGTGTTACGGCCTGCATGCGCCATTGATAGCACACCACGGTCGTGGTATTGGTTATCGCCGGTTAGTTCACAGTCTATACGGGTACCCGAGCCACCTGCACCTGTGCCGGTTGGGTCGCCGCCTTGTACCATAAAGTTAGGTATTACACGGTGAAACGTTACACCATTGTAAAAGCCTGATTTTGCCAAACCTAAAAAATTAGCTACTGTATTTGGGGCATCTTTATCAAAAAACTCGACGGTCATGTCGCCTTTTTCGGTTTTTATTATTGCTTTGCTCATGTGTTTTAATTTTAAACAGGTGGCAAAGGTAATAATTTGAGGTGAAAGCCGAAAGGTTTTTACCCCTGTCAAAGGGGTTACCTTTTTGGCATTAAGGCATCAAGTGATTTTTGTAAAAATGGATGGCAGTTAATTGGTTTTAGCCTTGTTTTAAATTCCACACCTATACTTAGCGCATTCCATATTTTTCGTTTTAATTCGTTATTTTTCGTTTTAATTCGTTTGGGTGGGTTATTAATATAACATAATAAATGATATAAAAAAGATTAAGGCCGGTTTTATTTTGCTACTCACCAAATTGGTAAAAACTAAGCCTGCCAAGTTTGTCCATTTAGCGATGCAACCTTTTCCTCTTTTCCCTTAATCCCATCCTATAATACCATTCCCAATTAATCGTTACATTTGGTAACACCCATGAATACTTTAAACAAGCACCTTTCACCTTTTACCTTTCACCTTTTACCTAAAAGCATATTCAGCCTTTTACCAAAAAGCCTGTTGTTTTTGGCTTTCTGCCTGCTGCCTTTGCTTAGCCGCGCGGCTTCTATCCTTATACCGATGGATGACGAACAAAAGGACCACCTAAAATCGTACGGCATTGCTTTTTGGACTTTAAAGAACGGCGAAACGGTAGACTGGCTGCTTAACTATCGTGGCGGCAGCTTTATGATGAAGTACGACCAAAAGACCGAAGAAGAGTGCAAGATACGCGGTGTAAGCTACGAGGTATTGCCCGATGCCAAGGTGAACGAGATACTGGCCGAAGTAAGCGACCCATCTGTTAACATGGATGTGGTAAAGCTGGAGAAAGCACCTAAAATGGCCGTGTACTCGCCAAAAAGCAAGCTACCGTGGGACGATGCCGTTACCCTTGTACTAAAATATGCCGAAATACCCTACGATGTTTTATACGACGAGGAAGTGATACGTGGCGACCTGCCCAAATACGACTGGCTGCACCTGCACCACGAGGATTTTACCGGGCAGTTCAGCAAGTTTTACGGCGTGTACCGCTATGCGCAATGGTATAATGATGATGTAAAGGCTCAGCGTGCGCTGGCCACCAAACTGGGTTTTAGCAAGGTATCGCAAATGAAACTGAAAGTGGCCCAAAACATACGCGATTTTTGCGCCGGTGGTGGCTTTTTGTTTGCCATGTGCAGCGGCACAGATACTTTTGATATTGCCCTTGCCGCCGCCGGAACCGATATTTGCGAAAGCATGTTTGACGGCGACCCTGCCGACCCTGATGCGCAATCGAAACTGGATTTTACGCAAACATTCGCTTTTCAGAATTTTACGCTGGATATGAACCCCGGCTCGCACCAGTTTGCCAATATTGATGTAACGC
This portion of the Inquilinus sp. KBS0705 genome encodes:
- a CDS encoding Dabb family protein, with amino-acid sequence MSTTNRRKFIATTAALAASTAVASALPLISMESKYPIVHHVFFWLKNPGSVEDRDKIIAGLKTLKKIDTIKELRIGVVASTEKRDVVDNSWAVSELMFFSDLAGQATYQSHPIHLEFIKNCSHLWEKVIVYDAIDAA
- the rlmH gene encoding 23S rRNA (pseudouridine(1915)-N(3))-methyltransferase RlmH, coding for MKITFITVGKTEDAYLKEGIEKYVKRLKHYTKLELAEIPELKNTKALTEEQQKTKEAELILKKVNRTDHLILLDENGVEFTSVQFANYINKRAVSSSANLVFVVGGPYGFDQSVYQRANDKLSLSRMTFSHQMVRLFFVEQLYRAYTIIKGEPYHHE
- a CDS encoding peptidylprolyl isomerase; its protein translation is MSKAIIKTEKGDMTVEFFDKDAPNTVANFLGLAKSGFYNGVTFHRVIPNFMVQGGDPTGTGAGGSGTRIDCELTGDNQYHDRGVLSMAHAGRNTGSSQFFICHSRANTAHLDRHHTVFGKVVENVDVVDDIRQGDKILGIEVIEG
- a CDS encoding cation transporter; the encoded protein is MHDHSHHHHDHAPKIDHLNAAFIWGIVLNSAFVVVEVIMGLISGSLSLLTDAGHNLSDVASLALALLAFKLAKAKSNSQYTYGYKRSTIIVSFFNAMILFVAVGFIIYEAVMRFIHPEPIAGGTVAWVAFIGIAINAFTAWLFVKDKDTDLNVKGAYLHMAVDAIVSLGVVISGVIIYFTGLAWIDSAVSIVIAIVILTGTWNLLKDSLRLEMDGVPKEIDLKKIKAELVKANGVVDVHHMHVWALSTTETALTAHLVVKPEHMTMFDDIKHDLRHRLEHLSITHSTFEPEFADEKCAQPEC
- a CDS encoding DNA mismatch repair protein MutS, with translation MDQNIVKAYEHAAAEAKQTADKYKTLANTYSLLRLGIFGLMIFAVYLTIVQDNFTIMATGFVVLLLGFVWLVKRQSQYEAQRDYYLDLQKVNLNEISSLINNTSLYNNGQHYASEKHFYTSDLDIFGPASLFQLINRAATSAGNNKLFAWLTAPAQKSEILLRQQAIAEIATQNDWKVNTQTKLLFATKEDTDQMKRLFIYLGIPMQLAGEKWLSLYIKIAPYLLLGLIIAGVFNPAFFIAAIVIALLNFSIVVINGSYLLKAGEIAEKIGTVLSKYAVVFKAIEGNEWQSARCAALNQKLRVNQTSKNIEELSNLVNKLSYSLIMIVGFILNVFFLWAIKQVILIEKWKRNNHQNLEEAFEVIAEFEALISIAGTAINYPDWSVPVIADTEGYTLTAQNIAHPLIRSNRVDNDYELHDTFAIDIITGSNMAGKSTFLRTIGINTVLALAGARVCATAIEVSVITIVTYMRIKDSLNESTSTFKAELDRLQMLLAAVEQESRVFFLIDEMLRGTNSVDKYLGSKAVIEQLISKKGVGMVATHDLQIARLEDKYPAYVRNYYFDIQVINGEMLFDYKLKHGECKTFNASLLLKQIGIDVGEE
- a CDS encoding asparagine synthetase B: MLFLAFCLLPLLSRAASILIPMDDEQKDHLKSYGIAFWTLKNGETVDWLLNYRGGSFMMKYDQKTEEECKIRGVSYEVLPDAKVNEILAEVSDPSVNMDVVKLEKAPKMAVYSPKSKLPWDDAVTLVLKYAEIPYDVLYDEEVIRGDLPKYDWLHLHHEDFTGQFSKFYGVYRYAQWYNDDVKAQRALATKLGFSKVSQMKLKVAQNIRDFCAGGGFLFAMCSGTDTFDIALAAAGTDICESMFDGDPADPDAQSKLDFTQTFAFQNFTLDMNPGSHQFANIDVTPVRQVERTRDFFTLFDFSAKWDVVPSMLTQDHDKVIKGFMGLTTAFNKNKLKPGVTIMGEMKTANEARYIHGEYGKGQWTFYGGHDPEDYQHAVGDPPTDLKLHPNSPGYRLILNNVLFPAAKKKKQKT